GGGCGCCGACCGCTTGTTCCTTGACGGTATGCTGTCGCTCTGGCAGGCTGAAAAAGCTGTGTCAGGCGGCTGAAAAACAAACAAAATCATCACCATCTCGACGGGGACCGAGCACATGATCAAGTCTGAACTGGTGCAAATCATTGCCACACGCAATCCGCATCTGTTCCTGCGGGATGTCGAGAACATCGTCAGCGCCATTTTCGACGAAATCACCGATGCTCTTGCCGATGGCAATCGCGTCGAGCTGCGCGGCTTCGGCGCGTTTTCGGTCAAGAACCGCCCTGCCCGTACTGGCCGCAACCCGCGCACCGGCGAATCCGTCGAGGTCGAGGAAAAGTGGGTGCCGTTCTTCAAGACCGGCAAAGAGCTGCGCGAGCGGCTGAACTCGGCAAAATAGGCCGCCAGGCGGCTGTGGCGGCGGGGCTTTAAACGGGAATATCCATGTTCAACCGCTTCATGCTTATCGTTGTGTTCGTACCGGTGGCGATCGTGCTGATCGCGCTTGCCGTCGCCAACCGCGCGTCCACCGCCTTCACGCTCGACCCGTTCAATCCCGGCAATCCGGCTCTGACCATCCAGGCGCCACTGTTCGTGCTGCTGTTCGTGGCACTGGCGCTCGGGGTGATTCTCGGCGGCGCCGTGACCTGGCTCAAACAGGGCCGCTTTCGCAAGATCGCCCGCCAACGCGGCCTCGAGGCCGAAAGCCTGCGCCAGGCAGCAAGCCAGCGGCCGCCGGTTGCCCAGGGCCCGGCCCTGCCGCGCCCCAACTGATCCGCTCAGGCGCGACGACCTTTCAGGGAGAACTTCATGCTGCACTTTTCGGCCGATGACATCGACCGCGCATTGACCTTTCCGGGATTGGTCGAGACGTTGCGCACGGCCTTTCGTGAGGGCGCGGTGCAGCCGGTGCGCCATCATCACACCGTCGAGCGCGCCAAAGGTACCGATTCGACCCTGCTGCTGATGCCGGCCTGGACCGACTTCAAGGCCGCGGATGCAGGGCCCGACGGACATATCGGGGTCAAGATCGTCACCGTTTCGCCCGACAACAACGACATCGCCAAGCCGGCGGTCGTCGGGCTCTATTTGCTGCTCGATGGGATCACCGGCGAGCCGCAGGCGCTGATGGACGGCCCGCGCCTGACCCAGTGGCGCACCGCCTGCGCTTCGGCACTCGCCGCCTCCTACCTGGCGCGCGAGGACGCCTCGAAGCTGCTGGTGATCGGTGCCGGCGCGCAGTGCAGGTTCCTGGCACGGGCGCATGCCGCCGTGCGGCCGATCAAAGAGATTCGCATCTGGAACCGGACGCCGGCCAACGCGGAAACGCTTGCCGCGTCGTTGCGCGGCGAAGGTTTCGAAGCGACCTCCGTCTCCGATCTCGATGCTGGACTGGCTTGGGCCGACATCATCACCGCCGGCACCATCTCGACGACTCCGCTGGTCAAGGGCGCCAAGCTCAACGCCGGCTGCCACGTCGATCTCGTCGGCGGCTTCACGCCCGGCATGCGCGAGGCCGACGACGACGCGATCCGCAAGGCACGCGTCTATGTCGACACCCGTGCCGGCGCGACCAAGGAAGCCGGCGACATCGTCCAGCCGATCGCAGCAGGCGTGCTCAAGGCCGACGACATCGTCGCCGACCTGCACGAGCTCGCCCGCGACCAGAAGCCCGCCCGCCAGTCTGCGGACGAGATCACGCTGTTCAAGTCGGTGGGTGCGGCCCTCGAAGACCTCGCTGCCGGCATTGCTGTCTACAAGGCGCTCAAGCGCTGATTTCGCGGCCGACCTCGATGGCTTCCGCGATCAGGCGGAAGTCGTGCTCGCTGAGCGGACAAAGGCCGAGACGCAGCTGGTAGCCCCAGTTGCGACCGGCGGTGAAATCGAGTTGGCCGAGCAGACCCGCAACCGGCGTCTCGCAACACGCCGCCCAATCGACATCGCGCCGGAACGGCTGGAGGTCGCCGCCGCTGTCGAAGCGGTAGGGCTCGCCTGCGCGCACCCTGCCGATTGCGGTGAAGGATTTGAGCGCGTCCTTGCCGCCCATGACGGTCGACGGTGAATAATAGACGACGCCGTCGCCGGCGCCGATGCGGCGCAGCGGGCCTGCCTTGCCATGACAGACCTGCATGAAGCCTCCGGCCCGGCCGCGCCGGACATGTTCAGCCGAAGCGACGGCGAGCCAGTTGCCCGTGCTCATGGCCGTGCCGTCGCTGCTTCATCGAGGCAGTAGACACGCAGGCGATGACCGTCGGGGTCGAGCGCGACAAAGCTGCGACCGAAATCCATATCGGTCGGCGCCTGCAGAATCTCGAGCCCGCGCCCGTCCCACTCGGCGTGGGTTGCGTCCACAGCGGCAGGCGTGTCGAGGGCAAAGACAATCTCCGCACCGCCGCCCGCCGCGGCTGCCGCCGGCTCGACGGTATGACGCGACCACAGCCCGAGCTTGAAGCCGGAGTCGAGCACGAACATGACGAAGGTCGGCGACGATTCTACCGGCTGGCGGCCGAGCATCTGGGCATAGAAGGCACCGCTGGCTTCCGGACTGTCGACATAAAGGATGATGAAGTTGGGGCTGCGCATCTCTGTTCTCCTTGTTGGACGAGGAGAAGAGTAGTCGGCACCACTGTCAGATTCTGGCAGTGGCGTTCAAAGCTTCCTGGAGGTATCGAGCGTCGCCCGCCATTCCTTCAGCATCACGGCGCGACGGCGGGGATAGCGCATGTCGGTGGCGGCGAGATCGGAGATGCGGTCGGCGCGGAAATGCCTGAAGTCCTGGCGCATCTCACACCACGCCACCATCACCCGGACCTTGTCGAAGAAGCCGAGCGCAAAGGGCCAGACGATGCGCCGCGAGCCCGCTCCCGAAGCGTCCTCATAGGTCATCTCCAACTTGCGTTCGGCGCGGATTGCCTTGCGGATGATGCCGAGGTCGGCGCCCTCACGCGTCGCCTCGGCGCTCGGCCCGACCAGGAGGGCGGTGGCATCCAGTTCCTCGCGCAGGTCGTCGGGCAGCACTGCAGCGATCTTGGCGAGCGCATCGGTCGCGGCGGCCGACAGTCTGGTGTCGGGCTGCTTCGCCACCCAGCGCGAGCCAAGCACGATCGCCTCGATCTCCTCGTCGGTGAACATCAGAGGCGGCAGCATGAAGCCGGGCTTCAGCACATAACCGACGCCCGGCTCGCCCTCGATCGGTGCGCCTTGCGCCTGCAAGGTGGCGATGTCGCGGTAGAGCGTGCGGATCGACACATCCACCTCACCGGCAAGCGTCAAGCCGCTCACCGGCCGGCGATGGCGACGCAGGATCTGGATGAGGTCGAGCAGACGTTCAGAACGCGACATGATTCTCGGGCGCTTTGGTGAGATACGATAGGCCGGAGACGACGGCGTCGGAAGGCGTCTGAGAGCTCGAGCGGTCGTACCCTCCCTACCTCCTCCGCAAAGGGGGGGGGGGAAGGGAAGCCTCCGGCAAGGCCGCTGCAGTCGCCCACACGGCGATGTTAGCGCAGCAAGGTCCCTTTGTAGTGGGTATCCTCGCCAGCAACCGAGCAGCCCCCGCCACATC
The nucleotide sequence above comes from Aminobacter aminovorans. Encoded proteins:
- a CDS encoding integration host factor subunit beta, whose product is MIKSELVQIIATRNPHLFLRDVENIVSAIFDEITDALADGNRVELRGFGAFSVKNRPARTGRNPRTGESVEVEEKWVPFFKTGKELRERLNSAK
- a CDS encoding LapA family protein, whose product is MFNRFMLIVVFVPVAIVLIALAVANRASTAFTLDPFNPGNPALTIQAPLFVLLFVALALGVILGGAVTWLKQGRFRKIARQRGLEAESLRQAASQRPPVAQGPALPRPN
- a CDS encoding ornithine cyclodeaminase family protein produces the protein MLHFSADDIDRALTFPGLVETLRTAFREGAVQPVRHHHTVERAKGTDSTLLLMPAWTDFKAADAGPDGHIGVKIVTVSPDNNDIAKPAVVGLYLLLDGITGEPQALMDGPRLTQWRTACASALAASYLAREDASKLLVIGAGAQCRFLARAHAAVRPIKEIRIWNRTPANAETLAASLRGEGFEATSVSDLDAGLAWADIITAGTISTTPLVKGAKLNAGCHVDLVGGFTPGMREADDDAIRKARVYVDTRAGATKEAGDIVQPIAAGVLKADDIVADLHELARDQKPARQSADEITLFKSVGAALEDLAAGIAVYKALKR
- a CDS encoding EVE domain-containing protein, with the translated sequence MSTGNWLAVASAEHVRRGRAGGFMQVCHGKAGPLRRIGAGDGVVYYSPSTVMGGKDALKSFTAIGRVRAGEPYRFDSGGDLQPFRRDVDWAACCETPVAGLLGQLDFTAGRNWGYQLRLGLCPLSEHDFRLIAEAIEVGREISA
- a CDS encoding VOC family protein, whose protein sequence is MRSPNFIILYVDSPEASGAFYAQMLGRQPVESSPTFVMFVLDSGFKLGLWSRHTVEPAAAAAGGGAEIVFALDTPAAVDATHAEWDGRGLEILQAPTDMDFGRSFVALDPDGHRLRVYCLDEAATARP
- a CDS encoding helix-turn-helix transcriptional regulator, with the translated sequence MSRSERLLDLIQILRRHRRPVSGLTLAGEVDVSIRTLYRDIATLQAQGAPIEGEPGVGYVLKPGFMLPPLMFTDEEIEAIVLGSRWVAKQPDTRLSAAATDALAKIAAVLPDDLREELDATALLVGPSAEATREGADLGIIRKAIRAERKLEMTYEDASGAGSRRIVWPFALGFFDKVRVMVAWCEMRQDFRHFRADRISDLAATDMRYPRRRAVMLKEWRATLDTSRKL